The Ammospiza caudacuta isolate bAmmCau1 chromosome 22, bAmmCau1.pri, whole genome shotgun sequence genomic sequence GTTCAGCCCGGGTCCGGCCGCCGCTGAGGCCCTCACGGCCCCTGACGGAGCCCGGCGTTGCCAGGGCGGAGGGAGGCGGGGAGGAGGCGGAAGTTTCCTCACTGCGCCGCGCGGCGGGAAGTCGCGGCGGCCATCTTAGGTGAGGGCAGCCGCCATTTCCGGCAGAGAGGGGGCAAAGGGGCGTTTTCCGGGTGGTCCCGTCATTATCTCGGTTGTTAACATGTCagtttcctgctgcttcctggctctgtgtgtgtggttGTTTTCTTTGAATTATAGAACGGTTTGGGTcggaagggaccttaaatagTATCTAATGCAAACCCCTGCCCCAGCCGCgactgcccatccctggaattgctcAATGCTAGGTTGGACACTGaggcttggagcatcctgggatagtggaaggtgtccctgcccatggcggGGGGTGGcgctggatgggctttgagccCATCCCAACCTTTTACCATTCCATGACGGCACAGTGCCCAAACCCAAGATGGCTTCTCCTCGGCCTCACGTGCCCTACTCAAAGATGGCGGCTGTCGCGTCAGGTGCTGCGGCCTCCGCCCTTCCTCCCGCCCCTTGCCCCGGTGCGAGAAGCGCCGGAGCGGCGGCAGGAGCAGGGACGGGACTGCCACTTCCCCGAGGAGAAGGCGGAAAGCGCTGGAGAGCCATGAAACCACCGCAGCGCGGCAGCGGCGCGCGGTGAGCGCTCCCGCAGAACGCCTGTCCACTCCCGGAGGCCGTACCGCCACTGCCGCCTAAACGGGGCGGTCGTGGCGCCGGCCGTGAGGGGCCCCGCGGCCATGAAGGCGCTGCGGCGGCTGAGCCGGCACCGCACTGCGCTGGGGCTCGGCGGGCTCTCGCTCTGCGCCGCCATCCTGCTCTACCTCGCCAAGTGCACCTCCGAGGGGCTGCGCCCGCtgcccgcgccccccgcgctCCCGCACAGCCAGCCCGGCCGGGGGCCCCGCGCCGCGCCCCCGGCCGGCCCTGAGGGCAGCGCCTTCGTGGCGGTGGTGGTGATGAGCGGCCCCAAGTACAGCGAGCGGCGCAGCATCATCCGCAGCACCTGGATGGCGGCGGCGCGGCAGGCGCCTCACGGCCACGTCTGGAGCCGCTTCGTGGTGGGCACGGCGGGGCTGAGCGCCGAGGAGCTGCggagcctggagctggagcagagccgCCACCGcgacctgctgctgctgcccgagCTGCGCGACTCCTACGAGAATCTCACGGCCAAGGTGCTGGCCACCTACGTGTGGCTGGACGCGCACCTGGACTTCCAGTTCGCCCTCAAGGCGGACGACGACACCTTCGTGCGCTTGGACGTGCTGGTGGAGGAGCTGAGGGCCAAGGAGCCGCGGCGTCTCTACTG encodes the following:
- the B3GALT6 gene encoding beta-1,3-galactosyltransferase 6, producing MKALRRLSRHRTALGLGGLSLCAAILLYLAKCTSEGLRPLPAPPALPHSQPGRGPRAAPPAGPEGSAFVAVVVMSGPKYSERRSIIRSTWMAAARQAPHGHVWSRFVVGTAGLSAEELRSLELEQSRHRDLLLLPELRDSYENLTAKVLATYVWLDAHLDFQFALKADDDTFVRLDVLVEELRAKEPRRLYWGFFSGRGRVKSGGKWKESAWLLCDYYLPYALGGGYVISADLVRYLRLSRDYLNLWQSEDVSLGVWLAPIDVKRVHDPRFDTEYKSRGCSNKYIVTHKQSIEDMLEKHQTLAKEGKLCKEEVKLRLSYMYDWGVPPSQCCQRKDGIP